The following proteins are encoded in a genomic region of Paenibacillus sp. FSL H3-0469:
- the fliQ gene encoding flagellar biosynthesis protein FliQ, with protein sequence MNAEFIIGLAGQAVYLVLETSAPMLILGLVVGLIVSIFQATTQIQEQTLAFVPKIVAVLLALLLFGPWIITKLVDFTSQILGSLYMYIG encoded by the coding sequence ATGAATGCGGAGTTTATTATCGGCCTGGCCGGCCAAGCCGTATATTTAGTGCTGGAGACCAGCGCCCCCATGCTGATTCTTGGTCTGGTGGTAGGACTGATCGTCAGTATTTTTCAAGCCACAACCCAGATTCAGGAGCAGACCCTGGCGTTTGTTCCCAAAATCGTTGCCGTACTGCTTGCTTTACTGCTGTTCGGTCCGTGGATTATAACGAAGCTGGTGGATTTCACCAGCCAAATTCTGGGCAGTCTCTATATGTATATCGGTTGA
- the fliP gene encoding flagellar type III secretion system pore protein FliP (The bacterial flagellar biogenesis protein FliP forms a type III secretion system (T3SS)-type pore required for flagellar assembly.): MKKKLILSFLLLGIFSVLLLHPVHADPIPNINISVGDNDASSGGTSSISILLLVTVLSIAPSFLVLMTSFTRIVIVLGFVRTSLGTQQMPPNQVLVGLALFLTLFIMSPTLATVNETALQPYMKGTLTQSEALNKAQEPIKEFMFKQTNTKDLLLFMNYTGNNATVKPASYNDIPLTVMVPAFAIGEMKKAFTMGFMIFIPFLIIDIVVSSTLMAMGMMMLPPVMISLPFKIMLFVLVDGWYLVVKSLLLSFNT, translated from the coding sequence ATGAAAAAAAAGCTGATTCTTTCTTTTCTGTTGCTTGGTATTTTCAGCGTGCTGCTCCTGCATCCGGTTCATGCTGACCCGATTCCTAATATCAATATCTCGGTGGGGGACAACGATGCTTCAAGCGGAGGGACGAGCTCCATCTCTATCCTGCTGCTGGTAACGGTGCTTAGCATTGCTCCTTCATTCCTGGTGCTGATGACCAGCTTCACGCGGATTGTGATCGTACTGGGGTTCGTGAGAACCTCACTGGGTACACAGCAGATGCCTCCGAACCAGGTGCTTGTAGGACTGGCTTTATTCTTAACCCTGTTCATTATGTCGCCGACGCTGGCAACTGTGAACGAGACGGCCTTACAGCCCTATATGAAGGGCACTCTGACCCAGAGCGAGGCACTGAACAAAGCGCAGGAGCCGATTAAGGAGTTTATGTTCAAGCAGACGAATACGAAGGACCTGCTGCTGTTCATGAACTATACCGGCAATAATGCTACAGTGAAGCCCGCCAGCTATAATGATATTCCTTTAACAGTAATGGTACCTGCTTTTGCAATCGGCGAGATGAAAAAGGCGTTTACCATGGGCTTTATGATTTTTATTCCTTTTCTTATTATTGATATTGTGGTGTCCAGCACCCTGATGGCCATGGGGATGATGATGCTGCCGCCGGTAATGATATCTTTGCCTTTCAAAATTATGCTCTTTGTGCTGGTGGACGGCTGGTACCTAGTAGTCAAATCACTGCTGCTGAGTTTTAACACCTGA